In the genome of Actinobacillus genomosp. 1, the window TTATTCCGTACAATTGGATAAACAACTTGATCAACCGCTGCGTATCGGAGTGGCGAGTGATCTGCACTTAGGACAATGGTTTGGTGCAAAGCAATTAGATAAATTGGCAGAGATCTTTAATCAGCAAAACGTCGATCTGATTTTATTACCCGGCGATATTATGGACGACAATACCGATGCTTATGTAGCTGAAAATATGCAACCGCATTTTGCTAAGCTTAAAGCGCCTTTAGGGGTTTATGCCACTTTGGGTAATCACGATTTCTTCGGAAAGCAACAAGCGATTGCCACCGAAATTCAAAAAGCAGGTATCCAAGTACTATGGGATCAAGCGGTCGAAATTAACGGAAAATTTACCGTTATCGGACGTAATGACGACTTAGTAAAAAATCGACCGAGCGCCGCTCAATTATTAACGGCGGTCAATTCGGATTCACCGGTGTTTTTACTTGACCATCGTCCGACACAAATCGAACAACATTCGCAATTACCGATTGATTTACAGGTGTCCGGACACACGCATAAAGGGCAAATTTTTCCGGCAAATTTAATGACTAACGTGATTTATCGACTGCACTACGGCTATGAAAAAATCGGCTTAGGACATTATTTTGTTACCTCCGGTTATGGCTTCTGGGGCATACCGATGCGGCTTGGTTCACAATCCGAAGTAGTTATCATTGATGTGAAAGGCAAAGAGCCTTAGTTTTTTTATGCAACCCCCTGAATTGATTTTCAGGGGTTTATTTT includes:
- a CDS encoding metallophosphoesterase; the encoded protein is MEYRYYITTGIAVLVLQCLVFNFSRTVGWLFNLSAKSRKIVTFISYLAANSLAILTVTRTFNGFRITALMLALLLFALFVSLACAAIYRLFKGKQAVNFALKIAYPFAFFGIVGLALYNAYTPKVVHYSVQLDKQLDQPLRIGVASDLHLGQWFGAKQLDKLAEIFNQQNVDLILLPGDIMDDNTDAYVAENMQPHFAKLKAPLGVYATLGNHDFFGKQQAIATEIQKAGIQVLWDQAVEINGKFTVIGRNDDLVKNRPSAAQLLTAVNSDSPVFLLDHRPTQIEQHSQLPIDLQVSGHTHKGQIFPANLMTNVIYRLHYGYEKIGLGHYFVTSGYGFWGIPMRLGSQSEVVIIDVKGKEP